The Thermoanaerobaculia bacterium genomic interval GACGAACAAGGAGCGCGAGGAATCCGACATCGACCTGATCGTCGCCTCGACGAAAGACGCGATCTGCATGGTCGAGTCGGGCGCGAAGGAAGTCACCGAGCCGGTGATGATCGACGCGATCTTCTTCGGGCACGAGGCGAACCTCCAGATCATCGCCGGCATCGAGAAGCTCGCCGCCGCCGTCGCCAACCGCAAGCGCGAGTTCGCGCACGCCGAGCCGTACGACGCGGCGTTCTTCGCGGCGATCGTCAAGCGCTGGGAGGGGGCGATGCTCGCGGCGATGACGGTCCCGGGCAAGATCCTCTCGTACGCCCGCATCAAGGAAGTCAAGAAACAGGCGGTCAACGAGATTCCCGCCGAGGACGTCGTCCTCCGCACGGCGACGGCGAAGGCGATGGACGCCCTCGTCAAGACGCTCACCCGCGAGACGATCCTCGACCGGAGCGAGCGGCTCGACGGCCGGAACTTCTCGCAGATCCGTCCGATCTCCTGCGAGGTGGGGCTCCTCCCCCGCACGCACGGCTCGGCGCTCTTCACGCGCGGCGAGACCCAGGCGCTCGTCACCTGCACGCTCGGCACCTCCGAGGACACCCAGCTCGTCGAGGACTACGAGGGAGACTCCGAGAAGACGTTCCTCCTCCACTACAACTTTCCGCCGTTCTCGGTCGGCGAGGTGAAGTTCCTCCGCGGCCCCGGCCGCCGCGAGATCGGCCACGGGAACCTCGCGCGCCGGGCCCTCGAGCCGATCCTGCCCGACGACGAGTCGTTCCCGTACACGATCCGCGTCGTCTCCGACATCCTCGAGTCCAACGGCTCGTCCTCGATGGCGACCGTCTGCGGCGGCACGCTCGCGCTGATGGACGCCGGAGTGCCGATCAAGGCCCCGGTCGCCGGCGTCGCGATGGGCCTCGTCGCCGAGGGGGACAAGCACGCGGTGCTCACGGACATCGCCGGCCAGGAAGACCACTACGGCGACATGGACTTCAAGGTCGCCGGGACCCGCGACGGCATCACCGCGCTCCAGATGGACATCAAGATCAAGGGCCTGAAGCGCCAGATCGTCGAGCAGGCGCTCGAGCAGGCGCGGCAGGGAAGGATGTCGATCCTGGAATCGATGTCGAAGGCGATCGAGGCGCCGCGCGCGAACATCTCGCCGTACGCCCCGCGCATCTTCACGATCCAGATCCCGAAGGACAAGATCCGCGACGTCATCGGCTCCGGCGGAAAGACGATCCGCGGCATCATCGAGGAGACCGGCTGCAAGGTCGACGTCGAGGACTCCGGGCGGGTGTCGATCGCCTCGGCCGACGAGGCCGCCGCGATGCGGGCGATCGAGATCATCGAGGGGCTCACGAAGGACGCCGAGATCGGCCAGATGTACCAGGGCAAGGTGCGCCGCATCGAGGCTTACGGCGCGTTCGTCGAGATCCTCCCGGGCAAGGACGGCCTCGTCCACATCTCGGAGCTCGCGCCCTACCGCGTGCGGGAGACGACCGACGTCGTCAAGGAAGGCGACATCATCCCCGTCAAGGTGATCGCGATCGATCCGATGGGGAAGGTCAAGCTGTCGCGCAAGCAGGCGCTGACCAAGGAACAGCTGGAAGCCGAAGCGGCGATGGCGCCGGCCACAGTCGGCGAGCCCGAGGGCGGCTCCCACGAGCGTCACCGGGATAGGAACGATCACCGCGGTCCGCACCGTCGCTAGATAGCCGGCTCGCGACTCGTCGCGCCGAAGCCTTGGCGGAGGCGGATACATCGAGCCATACGGGCGCGTGCCCCCCGGCCGCGCCCTCAACGTACGTTCTCAGTACGCCTCGGGACGCCGCGGGCGACCCGCATCCCGTCTCGCTCGCGTCTGGCTTCGCTTCGTCCGTCTGAACTGGATCGCTGCAGATCCCTGAATCACGGTCGCGGCCCAGGGGCTCGGTGTTGCCACGCGTTCTCCGCGACGATTGACGCTTCGCGCGGCGAGGCGCGAGCCCGGCGGGATGCGGGCGACCGACCCCCCGGCCGCGGCGTACCGGAGCGTACGTTAAGGCCGCGGGTCATGGCGCAGGCGCCCGCCCGGCTCGATGCATCGCCGCGCGTCCGTACTTGCGCGCGATAGAGTTTGCGCTCATGGACCTCTTCGTCGGCACCTCCGGCTTCTCTTACAAGGAGTGGAAAGGGAACTTCTACCCGCCCGACCTCCCCGCGTCGGAGTGGCTGCGCTATTACGCGGAGCGGCTGCCGTCGGTCGAGATCAACAACACGTTCTACCGGATGCCGAAGAAGGAGGTCCTCGCGTCCTGGGCCGAGCAGGTCCCGGAGAGCTTCCGCTTCGTCGTCAAGGCGCCTCGCCGGATCACGCACATCAAGCGGCTGAAGGACGTCGAATCGGAAGCCGGGTTCCTGTTCGAAAATCTCTCCGCTCTCGGGGCCCGGCTCGGCGCCGTCCTCGTCCAGCTTCCTCCGAACCTCCCGAAAGACACCGTCCGCCTGGACGCGTTCCTCTCCGCGGTCCCCGAGGGCTTTTCGATCGCCTTCGAATTCCGGAATCCCTCGTGGCATTCCCCCGACGTGCTCGACCGTCTGCGTGCGCGCGACGCCGCGCTCGCGGCGGTCGACGACGACGAGCTCCCCGATCCGCCGTTCACGCCGACCGCCTCGTGGGGATACCTGCGGCTCCGGCGCCTCGACTACGGCGACGACGCCCTGCGCTCCTGGGCGGAACGAATCGCGGCGGCGTCATGGGAGCGCGCGTTCCTGTTCTTCAAGCACGAGGACGAAGGGATCGGACCGAAGCTCGCCGCCCGGTTTCTCTCGGCGGCGATCCGCGGGTGACCGAGCCTCTCGCCGCCGCCGCCTTCGCGAACGTCCGATCCATCCTGAGCCTCGCGATCGAGCACGCGCCCGACCGCCGGGCGCTCCTCCTGTTCGACCGCGCCTCTCCCCTCGCGGCACTCCTCGCTGACGCCTACCGGGACGCGCTCCCCGGCGCGACGGCCGTCGATGCCTCGGCGTCTCCCGGTGGGGCGAATGCGGCGATCGACCGCCTCGCCGCGGGCGACCTCGTCGTCCTCGTCGAGTCCGTCCGGTTCTTCCCGGAGGAGCACCGGTTCCGCGTTCGGCTGTTCGACCGCGGCCTGAAGGTGGTCGAGCATCCGCACCTGGCCCGAACCCTTCCCGGCGAAGAAGCGACCTACGTGGACGCGCTCGCGTACGACCCGGCGTACTACCGGCCGCTCGGCGCGGCCCTCAAGCGAAGGCTCGACCGCGCGGCCGGCGCGCGGGTTTCCGGCGCAGGCGCGACGCTCGAGTATCGCGGAGGGTTCGAGGAAGCGCGCCTGAACGTCGGCGACTACGGGGGACAGCGAAACGTCGGAGGCCAGTTCCCGATCGGGGAGGTTTTCACCGAGCCGCGCGACCTGTCGGCGGTCGACGGCGAGGTGGTCCTCTTCGCGTTCGGCGACGCCGAGTTCGGCGTGACCGCGCCCGAGCGGCCGTTTCCCGTCCGCATCGAGCGCGGCCTCGTCACCGGGGCGCCGGGCGCGCCTCCCGCTTTCGCGGCGATCCTCGACGCGATCCGGGCCGGGGAAGAGGTCGTCCGCGTCCGCGAGCTCGGGCTCGGCCTCAACCGGGCCCTCACGCGCGAGCGGCGCGTGTCGGACGTCGGCTCCTACGAGCGGATGAACGGCGTGCACCTCTCGCTGGGCTCCAAGCACGCGATCTTCGCCAAGCCCGGAATCGCGAAGCGGCGCGCGAAATTCCACGTGGACGTCTTCGCGGCCGTCGAGCGGGTCGAGATCGACGGCGTGAACGTGTACGCGGAAGGATTCTTCGAGCCCGCCGGCCCGGCTTCTTCCCCCGCTTGACCCTGCGCGGCTCGCGGCGTACAAAGGTCCAGATTCCGTGAAGAGACCGCTCCCCTTCCTTCTGGTCTTCCTCCTCGCCGGGCGGCCCGCGCGCGCGGCCGAGCCCTCCCCGCCCGCCGAGCTCGCCGCGTTCTCGCGCGCCGTGCCCGCCTATTTCGCGAAGCTCGAGGAGTTCGTCGCGACCGAGAAGATCACGCAGGACGTCATGCGCGAGACGAACCAGACCGTGCTCCGCCACCAGGTCCTCCTCTCCGACTTCCAGGTCGCGCACCTCGGCGAGGACGCCGACGCGCTCTGGGAGTTTCGCTTCATCCGGTCGGTCGACGGCAAGGCGCTCGACGCCGACCGCCAGATCCAGGACTTCTTCCGGCTGCGGCAGCCGAGCGCGGCGGCCGAGCGGCGCAGCATCGTCGCGCTCGCGCGCGACCATTCCTTCCCCGGCTGCTACTGGCACAACCTCACCCTGACCCTCCTCGCCTTCGGCCCGGGCATCCTGGAGGACTTCGACTGGACACGGAAGGGAAGGCGGTTCGCGTTCCGGCAGGTGCGCGGCCTCGGGATCCCCGAGGACCTGTTCGATCCCGCCTCCGCGCGGCACTATCCCTCCGGGACGCTTCAGCTCGCGGCCGACGGCGTTTCCCCCGCGCGCCTCGACCTCGAATGGACGAGCCGGGAGAGCCGCCTTCGCGTCACGATGGATTTCTCGCCTCCCGCGGCGGCGGGAGAGATCGCCCTCCCGCGCCGGTACGTCGCGGTCCACGAGCGGCTCTCCTCGGGGGCGCTCCTCGACCGGACGGTCTTCGATTACTCCGGCTTCCGGCGCTTCACGGTGACGACCGGGCAAATGGACTCGGAACCGCCCCGGTGAAGGCGCGGATTCGCCGTCGGAAAGCATCTCCCGTGAGACATTCTCCGGCCGGGCTCTCCCGCCGATCGCTCTTCCGGTACGGAGCCGCGGGGGCCGTGGCGGCGGCGCTTCCCGTCGGCGCCCCGGCGGCTCAGGCCGCCCCGCCCGAGCCGCCGCCGTCCGCGACGCCTCCGACATTCGATCTCGAGGAGGCCACGATCGACGCGCTGCAGGAGAAGATGGCGTCGGGCGCCGAGACCGCCCGATCGCTCGCGGAGAAATACCTCGCGCGCATCGAGGCCCTCGACCGGAAAGGCCCCGCTCTCCGCTCGGTCCTGGAGGTCAACCCCGACGCGCTCGCGATCGCCGAGTCCCTCGACGCCGAACGGCGGGAGAAGGGTCCTCGCGGGCCGCTTCACGGCGTCCCGATCCTCGTCAAGGACAACGTCGGGACGGCGGACCGGATGTCGACGGCCGCCGGGTCGCTCGCGCTCGCGGGGGTCGCGCCGAGGGAGGACAGCTCCGTCGTCCGCCGGCTGCGCGCGGCGGGCGCGGTGATCCTCGGAAAGACGAACCTCTCGGAGTGGGCGAACTTCCGGTCGACGCACTCCTCGAGCGGATGGAGCGGCCGGGGCGGCCAGTGCCGGAACCCCTACGCGCTCGACCGCAACCCGTCCGGGTCGAGCTCCGGGTCGGGCGCGGCGACCGCCGCGAATCTCGCCGCCGCCGCCGTCGGAACGGAGACGGACGGCTCGATCGTCTCCCCGTCCACGTCGTGCGGGATCGTCGGCGTCAAGCCGACGCTCGGGCTCGTCTCCCGCGCGGGGATCGTCCCGATCGCGCACAGCCAGGACACGGCCGGCCCGATGGCGCGGACCGTCCGCGACGCGGCGATCCTGCTCGCCGCGATGGCGGGCGCCGATCCCGCCGACCCCGGGACGCGGACCGCGCCCTTCCGCGCCGAAGCGCTCGGCGCGCTCGATCCCTCCGCGATCCGGGGCGCGCGGCTCGGCGTCGTGCGGAAATCGATCTTCGGGAACAACCCCGCGACGGATCGCGTGGCGGAATCGGCGCTTTCGGCGCTGGCGGATCTCGGCGCCGTGCTCGTCGACCCCGCGGACATCGAGACGGCCGGCGATCTCGGAAGGACCGAGCTCGATGTGCTGCTCTACGAGTTCAAGGCGGATCTCAACGCGTATCTCGCTTCGCTGGGACCGGCGTCTCCCGTCCGGACGCTCGCGGAACTGATCGCCTGGAACGAGAGACACCGCGCCCGCGAGATGCCCTACTTCGGGCAGGAGATCTTCGAGAGGGCCGAAGCGAAGGGCCCGCTCACCGAGCAGGCGTACCGCGACGCGCTCGCGGCGGACCTGGCCAACGCCCGAACGAAGGGGATCGACGCCGCGCTGGCAGAACACCGCCTCGACGCGCTGGTCTGCCCGACCGGCGGCCCGGCGTGGATGACCGACCTCGTCGACGGGGACGGGAACGGCTGGGGCAGCTCGACCGTCCCGGCCGTCGCCGGCTACCCGCACGTCACGGTCCCGATGGGGTTCGTCTTCGGGCTGCCGGTCGGCCTGTCGTTCTTCGCCGGCGCCTGGAGCGAGCCGCGCCTCCTCTCCTACGCGTACGCGTTCGAGCAGGCCACGTGCCACCGGCGGCCGCCGCGGTACCTCGCGACCGCCGACCTCGCCGCCTCCTGAAGAACCCGGCGGACCGCATGATCGCGGTCATACCGGCCGCCGCCGTTCCGCGGGATCCTGCGCGCGGGAGGGAACGCATGGACATCGGCACCACGCCCCGGGACGCAGAGGCGGAACGCGCGGTCATCGCCGGCACCGCCCGGTCGAAGGACATCGTTTTGCGATTCGACGCTCTCGCCGACGGCGAGAGCCTGACGTGGGACACGGACGGCGACCCGGCCCCGTCTCTCGAGGAGCTGCAGTCCCGGCGGGCGGGGCAGTTCGAGTGGTCGCC includes:
- the pnp gene encoding polyribonucleotide nucleotidyltransferase; this translates as MKHEQIISLPGRTLSLETGKVAKQADGACVVRLGDTVVLATACAQSEPKEGIDFLPLTVDYRENTYAAGRIPGGFFKREGRPTEKEILTSRLIDRPLRPLFPKGWGNETQVIAFVLSADGQNDPDVLAINGASAALAVSAIPFAHTIGAVRVGRIGGKLVLNPTNKEREESDIDLIVASTKDAICMVESGAKEVTEPVMIDAIFFGHEANLQIIAGIEKLAAAVANRKREFAHAEPYDAAFFAAIVKRWEGAMLAAMTVPGKILSYARIKEVKKQAVNEIPAEDVVLRTATAKAMDALVKTLTRETILDRSERLDGRNFSQIRPISCEVGLLPRTHGSALFTRGETQALVTCTLGTSEDTQLVEDYEGDSEKTFLLHYNFPPFSVGEVKFLRGPGRREIGHGNLARRALEPILPDDESFPYTIRVVSDILESNGSSSMATVCGGTLALMDAGVPIKAPVAGVAMGLVAEGDKHAVLTDIAGQEDHYGDMDFKVAGTRDGITALQMDIKIKGLKRQIVEQALEQARQGRMSILESMSKAIEAPRANISPYAPRIFTIQIPKDKIRDVIGSGGKTIRGIIEETGCKVDVEDSGRVSIASADEAAAMRAIEIIEGLTKDAEIGQMYQGKVRRIEAYGAFVEILPGKDGLVHISELAPYRVRETTDVVKEGDIIPVKVIAIDPMGKVKLSRKQALTKEQLEAEAAMAPATVGEPEGGSHERHRDRNDHRGPHRR
- a CDS encoding DUF72 domain-containing protein; translation: MDLFVGTSGFSYKEWKGNFYPPDLPASEWLRYYAERLPSVEINNTFYRMPKKEVLASWAEQVPESFRFVVKAPRRITHIKRLKDVESEAGFLFENLSALGARLGAVLVQLPPNLPKDTVRLDAFLSAVPEGFSIAFEFRNPSWHSPDVLDRLRARDAALAAVDDDELPDPPFTPTASWGYLRLRRLDYGDDALRSWAERIAAASWERAFLFFKHEDEGIGPKLAARFLSAAIRG
- a CDS encoding amidase, translated to MRHSPAGLSRRSLFRYGAAGAVAAALPVGAPAAQAAPPEPPPSATPPTFDLEEATIDALQEKMASGAETARSLAEKYLARIEALDRKGPALRSVLEVNPDALAIAESLDAERREKGPRGPLHGVPILVKDNVGTADRMSTAAGSLALAGVAPREDSSVVRRLRAAGAVILGKTNLSEWANFRSTHSSSGWSGRGGQCRNPYALDRNPSGSSSGSGAATAANLAAAAVGTETDGSIVSPSTSCGIVGVKPTLGLVSRAGIVPIAHSQDTAGPMARTVRDAAILLAAMAGADPADPGTRTAPFRAEALGALDPSAIRGARLGVVRKSIFGNNPATDRVAESALSALADLGAVLVDPADIETAGDLGRTELDVLLYEFKADLNAYLASLGPASPVRTLAELIAWNERHRAREMPYFGQEIFERAEAKGPLTEQAYRDALAADLANARTKGIDAALAEHRLDALVCPTGGPAWMTDLVDGDGNGWGSSTVPAVAGYPHVTVPMGFVFGLPVGLSFFAGAWSEPRLLSYAYAFEQATCHRRPPRYLATADLAAS